In Amycolatopsis sp. EV170708-02-1, the following are encoded in one genomic region:
- a CDS encoding DNA-binding protein — MDEQTDLPPGIGKPATRAFTGAGYTRLEHFTRATEAELASLHGVGPKALRIIREALETRGKTFKPTD, encoded by the coding sequence ATGGACGAACAGACCGATCTGCCGCCCGGCATCGGCAAACCGGCGACACGCGCCTTCACCGGCGCCGGCTACACGCGGCTGGAGCACTTCACCCGCGCCACCGAAGCCGAGCTCGCGAGCCTGCACGGCGTCGGTCCCAAAGCGCTCCGCATCATCCGCGAAGCCCTGGAAACGCGAGGTAAGACATTCAAACCCACCGACTAA
- a CDS encoding DUF1801 domain-containing protein — MAKFANVDDYIAALPENLREVAIALRPIVNAALPGSIEAMYHASPTWSAGEAVGKNLVCLMKAYSSYVTFALWKGQLVDDESGRLEPSAREMAHVKLRSVGDIDADLFTGWLKQARDLESASAAR; from the coding sequence ATGGCCAAGTTCGCGAACGTCGACGACTACATCGCCGCTCTGCCCGAGAACCTGCGTGAAGTCGCCATCGCGCTCCGGCCGATCGTCAACGCCGCTCTGCCCGGCTCCATCGAGGCGATGTACCACGCCTCCCCGACCTGGAGCGCCGGCGAAGCCGTCGGCAAGAACCTCGTCTGCCTGATGAAGGCGTACTCGTCGTACGTCACCTTCGCGCTCTGGAAGGGGCAGCTCGTCGACGACGAGTCCGGCAGGCTGGAGCCGAGCGCGCGGGAGATGGCGCACGTCAAGCTGCGCTCGGTCGGCGACATCGACGCGGACCTGTTCACCGGATGGCTCAAGCAGGCCCGAGACCTCGAAAGCGCCTCGGCGGCGCGATGA
- a CDS encoding YchJ family protein encodes MITDDSRCPCGLGEPYGVCCGRFHRGAATAPTAELLMRSRFSAFAVGDTAYLTKTWHPKTRPADLELDPGQRWTFLEILGKTGGGPLENEGTVEFRAHYRQDRRADNMHENSRFVRVDGQWSYVAPVG; translated from the coding sequence GTGATCACCGACGATTCCCGTTGCCCCTGCGGTCTCGGCGAGCCCTACGGCGTCTGCTGCGGCCGCTTCCACCGGGGCGCCGCGACCGCGCCGACCGCCGAACTCCTGATGCGGTCGCGGTTCAGCGCGTTCGCCGTCGGCGACACCGCGTACCTCACGAAGACCTGGCATCCGAAGACCCGGCCCGCCGATCTCGAACTCGACCCCGGGCAGCGCTGGACGTTCTTGGAGATCCTCGGCAAGACCGGCGGCGGACCGCTGGAGAACGAGGGCACCGTGGAGTTCCGGGCTCACTACCGCCAGGATCGCCGGGCGGACAACATGCACGAGAACAGCCGCTTCGTCCGCGTCGACGGGCAGTGGAGCTACGTGGCCCCCGTCGGCTGA
- a CDS encoding glycosyl hydrolase 2 galactose-binding domain-containing protein, producing the protein MSFRQKRTRIPLLAMTVTALAAAVCGVTTAPAATGAEVAVGAAAGDATPIPGFVIQSSAQVSDDSAVSKPGFPTAGWYPVSSRSTVYAGLLQNGKYADPFYSTNMKNVPTAQFSVPWWYRTDLNVDDTSKRTYLDFSGVLSKADVWVNGTRIATKDQVNGAYTRHDLDITEHVRQGANSVAFKVYPNDPNNDLSMGWIDWAQTPPDQNMGIVRDVLVRRGGPVALRSAHVVQKLNSALDHADLTVKADVRNDSADAVQTTVAGTVAGKPVSQTVSLAAKERKTVTFPVVGLDKPNLWWPAGMGGQHRYELDLTASVGGTPSDASKSKFGVRDVKAPLNSSGGRQYSVNGKPLLIRGGGYTPDLFLRWNETAAADKLKYVLNLGLNTVRLEGHIEPDEFFDLADDLGVLTMPGWECCDKWEGHVNGEEKGEPWVESDYPIAKASMFSEAERLRDHPSVISFHIGSDFAPDRRIEQGYLDAMKAADFTLPVIPSASKRPSPITGASGMKMNGPYDYVPPVYWYDKSQKDRGGAWSFNSETSAGVDIPTMDTLKRMMSASELETMWKDPSAPQYHRSSSTTFANLKLFANALTKRYGAPSDLNDFVRKAQLAQYENVRAEFESHSRNYTDSTNPSTGLIYWMLNSPWTSLHWQLFDAYMDQNGAYYGAKKANEPLHIQYSHDNRSVVVINQTSNAASGLTATTKLYNLDGTEKYSNTKTGLSVGALGAKATAVTVPAVSGLSSTYLAKLVLTDSSGKEVSRNVYWLSTKADTLNWGGSDWYYTPQSGYADLTGLKNLGQSAVGATAKSVAGADGTTTTTVTLKNTSGGKLPAFYVDSKVVDAAGKPVLPVEWNDNAVSLWPGETTTLTAKYRTADLKGSKPSVRVSGWNTGTQTVPADGSGPSNPVDYQAEDAAIDQGAVESNHAGFTGTGFVNYDNVAGSSVEWTVNVPSAGTYDVVVRYANGTTASRPLDFSVNGSISASGVGFGGTGAWPNWTTRTVKVTLAAGVNKIKAVATTANGGPNIDKITL; encoded by the coding sequence GTGAGTTTTCGGCAGAAGAGAACCCGGATCCCCTTACTGGCCATGACCGTCACCGCGCTGGCCGCCGCGGTCTGCGGGGTGACCACCGCCCCCGCCGCCACCGGCGCGGAGGTGGCCGTCGGCGCCGCCGCGGGCGACGCCACCCCGATCCCCGGTTTCGTGATCCAGTCTTCGGCGCAGGTCAGCGACGATTCGGCGGTGTCGAAGCCGGGCTTCCCCACCGCCGGCTGGTATCCCGTCTCGTCGCGTTCGACGGTCTATGCCGGATTGCTGCAGAACGGCAAGTACGCCGACCCGTTCTACTCGACGAACATGAAGAACGTCCCGACGGCGCAGTTCTCGGTGCCGTGGTGGTACCGCACCGATCTGAACGTCGACGACACCTCGAAGCGCACGTACCTCGACTTCAGCGGCGTGCTCTCCAAGGCCGACGTCTGGGTCAACGGCACCCGGATCGCGACGAAGGACCAGGTCAACGGCGCCTACACCCGCCACGACCTGGACATCACCGAGCACGTGCGCCAGGGCGCCAACAGCGTCGCGTTCAAGGTCTACCCCAACGACCCCAACAACGACCTCTCGATGGGCTGGATCGACTGGGCGCAGACCCCGCCGGACCAGAACATGGGCATCGTGCGGGACGTCCTCGTCCGGCGCGGCGGCCCGGTCGCGCTGCGCAGCGCCCACGTCGTCCAGAAGCTGAACTCCGCGCTCGACCACGCCGACCTCACGGTGAAGGCCGACGTCCGCAACGACTCGGCGGACGCGGTGCAGACCACCGTCGCCGGAACGGTCGCGGGCAAGCCGGTCAGCCAGACCGTCTCGCTGGCCGCCAAGGAGCGCAAGACCGTCACCTTCCCCGTCGTCGGCCTCGACAAGCCGAACCTGTGGTGGCCAGCCGGGATGGGCGGGCAGCACCGGTACGAACTCGACCTCACCGCGAGCGTCGGCGGCACACCGTCGGACGCCTCGAAGTCGAAGTTCGGCGTCCGCGACGTCAAGGCGCCGCTGAACTCCAGCGGCGGGCGGCAGTACAGCGTCAACGGCAAACCGCTGCTGATCCGCGGCGGCGGCTACACGCCGGACCTGTTCCTGCGCTGGAACGAGACCGCGGCGGCCGACAAGCTCAAGTACGTGCTGAACCTCGGGCTCAACACGGTCCGGCTGGAAGGCCATATCGAGCCGGACGAGTTCTTCGACCTCGCCGACGACCTCGGCGTGCTGACCATGCCCGGCTGGGAATGCTGCGACAAATGGGAAGGGCACGTCAACGGCGAGGAGAAGGGCGAGCCGTGGGTCGAGTCGGACTACCCGATCGCCAAGGCGTCGATGTTCTCCGAGGCCGAGCGCCTGCGTGACCACCCGAGCGTCATCTCGTTCCACATCGGCAGCGACTTCGCGCCGGACAGGCGGATCGAGCAGGGCTACCTCGACGCGATGAAGGCCGCCGACTTCACCCTCCCGGTGATCCCGTCGGCGTCGAAGCGGCCGTCCCCGATCACGGGCGCTTCCGGGATGAAGATGAACGGCCCGTACGACTACGTCCCGCCGGTCTACTGGTACGACAAGTCGCAAAAGGACCGTGGCGGGGCGTGGAGCTTCAACTCCGAGACCAGCGCGGGCGTCGACATCCCGACGATGGACACCCTGAAGCGGATGATGTCGGCCAGTGAGCTGGAAACGATGTGGAAGGACCCGTCGGCACCCCAGTACCACCGCTCCTCGTCGACGACCTTCGCGAACCTGAAGCTGTTCGCCAACGCGCTCACCAAGCGCTACGGCGCGCCGTCGGACCTGAACGACTTCGTGCGGAAGGCGCAGCTCGCGCAGTACGAGAACGTCCGCGCCGAGTTCGAGTCGCACTCGCGCAACTACACCGACTCGACCAACCCGTCGACCGGGTTGATCTACTGGATGCTCAACAGCCCGTGGACCTCGCTGCACTGGCAGCTGTTCGACGCCTACATGGACCAGAACGGCGCCTACTACGGGGCGAAGAAGGCCAACGAGCCGCTGCACATCCAGTACTCGCACGACAATCGCTCGGTCGTGGTGATCAACCAGACGTCGAACGCGGCGAGCGGGCTGACGGCGACCACGAAGCTGTACAACCTCGACGGCACCGAGAAATACAGCAACACCAAGACCGGGCTGTCGGTCGGCGCGCTGGGCGCCAAGGCCACCGCGGTCACCGTCCCGGCGGTGAGCGGGCTGTCGAGCACTTACCTCGCGAAGCTGGTGCTCACCGACTCGTCCGGCAAGGAGGTCAGCCGGAACGTGTACTGGCTCTCCACCAAGGCCGACACGCTGAACTGGGGCGGCAGCGACTGGTACTACACGCCTCAGTCGGGTTACGCCGATCTGACCGGGCTGAAGAACCTCGGCCAGTCCGCCGTCGGCGCGACGGCGAAGTCGGTCGCCGGCGCCGACGGCACCACCACGACCACCGTGACGCTGAAGAACACCTCGGGCGGCAAGCTCCCGGCGTTCTACGTCGACTCGAAGGTCGTGGACGCCGCGGGCAAGCCGGTGCTCCCGGTGGAGTGGAACGACAACGCGGTGAGCCTCTGGCCGGGTGAAACGACCACGCTGACCGCGAAGTACCGCACGGCCGACCTCAAGGGCTCCAAGCCTTCGGTGCGGGTCTCGGGCTGGAACACCGGGACGCAGACCGTTCCTGCCGACGGCTCCGGGCCGAGCAACCCGGTCGACTACCAGGCCGAGGACGCGGCGATCGACCAGGGCGCGGTGGAGTCCAACCACGCCGGGTTCACCGGCACCGGGTTCGTCAACTACGACAACGTGGCGGGCAGCTCGGTCGAGTGGACGGTGAACGTGCCGTCCGCGGGTACCTACGACGTGGTCGTCCGGTACGCCAACGGGACGACGGCGAGCCGGCCGCTGGACTTCTCCGTCAACGGCTCGATCAGCGCGTCCGGTGTCGGCTTCGGTGGCACCGGGGCCTGGCCGAACTGGACGACGAGAACCGTCAAGGTGACGTTGGCGGCGGGAGTGAACAAGATCAAGGCGGTCGCCACCACGGCGAACGGCGGCCCCAACATCGACAAGATCACCCTCTGA
- a CDS encoding helix-turn-helix transcriptional regulator — translation MLRRVRDRIDRDYAQPLDVEALARGVHVSAGHLSREFRAAYGESPYSYLMTRRIERAMMLLRRGDMSVTEVCFDVGFSSLGTFSTRFSELVGISPSAYRKQAAEDGRGMPGCVVKQVMRPIRNREAAPPRADLP, via the coding sequence ATGCTGCGCCGTGTCCGCGACCGGATCGATCGCGACTACGCGCAGCCCCTGGACGTCGAAGCGCTGGCCCGCGGCGTGCACGTCTCCGCCGGTCACCTCAGCCGCGAATTCCGCGCCGCGTACGGCGAATCGCCGTACAGCTACCTGATGACCCGCCGGATCGAGCGGGCCATGATGTTGCTGCGGCGCGGGGACATGTCGGTCACCGAAGTGTGCTTCGACGTCGGTTTCTCGTCGCTGGGCACGTTCAGCACGCGCTTCTCCGAACTGGTCGGCATCTCGCCGAGCGCGTACCGCAAGCAGGCGGCGGAAGACGGGCGGGGCATGCCCGGCTGCGTCGTCAAACAGGTCATGCGACCGATCAGGAATCGAGAAGCGGCCCCGCCGCGCGCCGACCTACCTTGA
- a CDS encoding VOC family protein produces the protein MTLSIQASYLPADDLEASVSFYRDILGFEVRDRGPLQATVGPPGQPETSLLLRPLAADPGLTDEERATIAELMAKGVHGIIVLSTPDLIGTFDRIQAKGADVVQEPMKQSWGAFDCSFRDPAGNLVRFEER, from the coding sequence ATGACCCTCTCGATTCAGGCGTCCTACCTTCCCGCAGACGATCTCGAGGCTTCGGTCTCCTTCTATCGCGACATCCTGGGCTTCGAAGTGCGCGACCGGGGCCCGCTCCAGGCCACGGTCGGCCCGCCGGGGCAGCCGGAGACGTCGCTCCTGCTCCGGCCGCTCGCCGCCGATCCGGGGCTCACCGACGAAGAACGCGCCACGATCGCCGAACTGATGGCCAAGGGCGTCCACGGGATCATCGTGCTGTCCACCCCGGACCTGATCGGGACCTTCGACCGGATCCAGGCGAAGGGCGCGGACGTCGTCCAAGAACCGATGAAGCAGTCCTGGGGCGCTTTCGACTGCTCTTTCCGCGACCCGGCGGGCAATTTGGTGCGGTTCGAGGAGCGGTAG
- a CDS encoding histidine phosphatase family protein — MSTPEQEVEYRQHRFSPPPGATEIFLVRHGESAPAKGDNPFDLVDGQADPDLAPEGRDHAERVGRRLADERISALYVTTLRRTPQTAAPLAAKLGLTPEVEPDLREIHLGDWENGLFRRYTYEGHPIVEQLWREQRWDVIPGAETMESFGGRIQAAIGRLAAANPDRRIAVFTHGGVIGEVFAQASGAKNRFAFLGADNGSISHLVVSGENWLVRRFNDTSHLQSPFG; from the coding sequence ATGAGCACCCCTGAGCAGGAAGTCGAATACCGCCAGCACCGGTTCTCACCTCCCCCGGGCGCGACCGAGATCTTCCTTGTCCGCCACGGTGAATCCGCCCCGGCGAAGGGCGACAACCCGTTCGACCTCGTCGACGGGCAGGCCGATCCGGACCTGGCGCCGGAAGGCAGGGACCACGCCGAGCGGGTGGGGCGCCGTCTCGCCGACGAGCGGATCTCCGCGCTGTATGTGACGACGCTGCGCCGGACACCGCAGACCGCGGCACCGCTGGCGGCGAAGCTCGGGCTCACGCCGGAGGTCGAGCCGGACCTGCGCGAGATCCACCTCGGCGACTGGGAGAACGGCCTCTTCCGGCGCTACACCTACGAAGGCCACCCGATCGTCGAGCAGCTGTGGCGCGAACAGCGCTGGGACGTCATCCCCGGCGCGGAGACGATGGAGTCGTTCGGCGGGCGGATCCAGGCGGCCATCGGCAGGCTCGCCGCGGCCAACCCGGACCGGAGGATCGCCGTGTTCACCCACGGCGGCGTCATCGGCGAGGTCTTCGCTCAGGCGAGCGGCGCGAAGAACCGGTTCGCCTTCCTCGGCGCGGACAACGGCTCGATCTCACATCTGGTGGTGTCGGGCGAGAACTGGCTGGTGCGGCGGTTCAACGACACGTCGCATCTTCAGTCGCCTTTCGGCTGA
- a CDS encoding ABC transporter permease: protein MTDGAIEFGPVLAVVLAVLAIFGAAVVHFGRLGQGKAVLFAAARAVVQLSAVSLVIVGILKSGWLTGGFVLLMFTIAAVTSARRIGVAKDLAWVALAIASGVVPVLTLVLATGVVPWRPIAIVPIAGIVIGGAMSATSQAARRALDELVSRHGEYEAALALGFLPRPAALEICRPSAGHALIPALDQTRTVGLVTLPGAYVGVLLGGAGPVQAGVTQVLVLIGLLAAEAVAVLVVVHLVAAGRISRKATEDATCR from the coding sequence GTGACGGATGGTGCGATCGAGTTCGGCCCGGTGCTCGCCGTGGTCTTGGCCGTGCTGGCGATCTTCGGCGCGGCGGTGGTGCACTTCGGACGGCTGGGGCAGGGCAAGGCGGTGCTGTTCGCGGCCGCGCGCGCCGTCGTGCAGCTTAGCGCCGTTTCGCTGGTGATCGTCGGGATCCTGAAATCGGGCTGGCTGACCGGCGGGTTCGTGCTGCTGATGTTCACGATCGCGGCGGTCACCTCCGCGCGCCGGATCGGGGTGGCGAAGGATCTCGCATGGGTCGCGCTCGCCATCGCGTCCGGAGTGGTGCCGGTGCTGACCCTTGTCCTCGCGACCGGAGTGGTCCCGTGGCGGCCCATCGCGATCGTGCCGATCGCCGGGATCGTCATCGGCGGCGCGATGTCCGCGACCTCGCAGGCGGCGAGGCGGGCCCTGGACGAACTCGTGTCCCGGCACGGCGAGTACGAAGCCGCGCTGGCACTGGGTTTCCTTCCCCGCCCGGCCGCGCTGGAGATCTGCCGCCCTTCGGCGGGGCACGCGCTGATCCCGGCCCTCGACCAGACCCGGACCGTCGGCCTGGTGACCTTGCCCGGCGCCTACGTCGGTGTCCTCCTCGGTGGCGCCGGGCCGGTACAGGCCGGGGTGACGCAGGTGCTCGTGCTGATCGGGCTGCTGGCCGCCGAGGCGGTCGCGGTCCTGGTCGTCGTGCACCTGGTCGCGGCGGGCCGGATCAGCCGAAAGGCGACTGAAGATGCGACGTGTCGTTGA
- a CDS encoding MmpS family transport accessory protein, producing MGVPTATPPASAPGPGAPGRLKPLGTVVVVLGVVAVAVTLTGYMLPKASRPVQSAPAPRVEQAAAAVRTVIHSVVYELSGAKGAQNVTYVAQGSELLQKTEVTAPWSTTFERESQEGHDEFYSLSAQGSGSGALRCRILVDGEVVSDRTAPARAHR from the coding sequence ATGGGTGTTCCCACCGCGACCCCTCCGGCATCGGCGCCGGGGCCGGGTGCCCCCGGCAGGCTGAAGCCGCTGGGGACCGTCGTGGTCGTGCTGGGGGTGGTGGCCGTCGCCGTCACCCTGACCGGTTACATGCTGCCGAAGGCCTCGCGCCCGGTGCAGAGCGCGCCCGCGCCGCGGGTCGAACAGGCCGCGGCCGCCGTGCGCACCGTGATCCACTCGGTCGTCTACGAACTTTCCGGCGCGAAGGGCGCCCAGAACGTCACCTACGTCGCGCAGGGTTCCGAGCTCCTGCAGAAGACCGAGGTGACAGCGCCGTGGAGCACCACGTTCGAGCGCGAGAGCCAGGAAGGCCACGACGAGTTCTACAGCCTCTCCGCGCAGGGTTCGGGTAGCGGTGCCTTGCGGTGCCGGATCCTCGTCGACGGCGAGGTCGTCAGCGACCGCACCGCGCCCGCCCGGGCGCACCGGTGA
- a CDS encoding helix-turn-helix domain-containing protein: MATVYRERTAPGGLEGVVRCLWEDAGGAPKRIVPDGCVDLVECDGEVFVAGPDTAPWTWEAGERAHGVRFAPGRASDVLGLGADELRDQRVSLGDLWGKEGELLAERVLSGAASLTDVVARRRAGRADREISELIARLDGGAPRVSAALKRFATGERQLRRRFTLAVGYGPATYLRVSRFQRAIGLSGSAPDLASLAFSAGYADQAHLSRDCREFSGLKASEFFRARK, from the coding sequence ATGGCAACCGTGTATCGGGAGAGGACGGCACCCGGCGGCCTGGAGGGCGTGGTGCGCTGCCTGTGGGAGGACGCGGGCGGAGCGCCGAAGCGGATCGTGCCCGACGGCTGTGTGGATCTCGTGGAATGCGACGGCGAGGTCTTCGTCGCCGGGCCGGACACGGCGCCCTGGACCTGGGAGGCCGGCGAGCGGGCGCATGGCGTGCGGTTCGCCCCCGGCCGGGCGAGCGACGTCCTGGGGCTGGGTGCCGACGAGCTGCGTGATCAGCGCGTCTCCCTCGGCGATCTCTGGGGCAAGGAGGGCGAGCTGCTGGCCGAGCGGGTGCTCTCCGGCGCCGCTTCGCTGACCGATGTCGTCGCGAGGCGCCGGGCCGGGCGAGCCGACCGGGAGATCTCGGAGCTGATCGCCAGGCTGGACGGCGGCGCGCCCAGGGTTTCGGCCGCGCTGAAGCGGTTCGCCACCGGGGAGCGGCAATTGCGACGGCGGTTCACCCTCGCGGTGGGCTACGGTCCCGCGACCTACCTGCGTGTCAGCCGGTTCCAGCGCGCCATCGGCCTGTCGGGGTCGGCGCCGGATCTCGCCTCGCTGGCGTTCTCGGCGGGATACGCCGACCAAGCTCACCTGAGCCGGGATTGCCGGGAGTTCTCCGGGCTGAAGGCGAGTGAGTTCTTCCGCGCCAGGAAGTGA
- a CDS encoding FGGY-family carbohydrate kinase, giving the protein MGEPGLVLGIDIGTSSSKGVLVDSRGTVVARASRPHETSRPRPGWFEHDAETVWWHDFLALARELSAGAEDHPIIGVSVSGIGPVLLPADASGKPLRPAILYGVDTRAFDEIRELNEEFGEESIVERGGSALGSQAVGPKWRWLAKNEPDVFDRAELFLMASSFLVLRLTGEYVLDHHSASQCDPMYDLREARWATDRVAAIAPGVELPRLAWPTEVAGRVTAEAAAETGLPQGIPVTAGTVDAWAEATSVGVTAPGDTMLMYGTTMFLVQMLSDPRPGRGLWTTRGAFPGTYSLAAGMATSGAITDWLRELVSGEFGELAAAAGEVPAGSRGLLMLPYFAGERTPVPDPDARGVIAGLTTSHDRADLYRAALEGTAYGVRHNLEAMREAGGGTGRIVAVGGGTQGGVWTRIVSDVARIEQEIPAETIGAAFGNAVLASVALGREPDVEAWNPVAEIVRPSADADVYDEFYPHYRDLYRSTVDIAHFLARKNSLAFSPENSRQSRLR; this is encoded by the coding sequence GTGGGGGAACCGGGCCTGGTGCTCGGCATCGACATCGGCACTTCGAGTTCCAAAGGTGTCCTCGTCGATTCCCGGGGCACGGTGGTGGCGCGCGCGTCCCGGCCGCACGAGACTTCCCGGCCCCGTCCCGGCTGGTTCGAGCACGACGCGGAAACCGTGTGGTGGCACGACTTCCTCGCCCTCGCGAGAGAACTTTCGGCCGGCGCGGAGGATCATCCCATCATCGGGGTGTCGGTCAGCGGGATCGGCCCGGTGCTGTTACCGGCCGACGCTTCCGGTAAACCGCTGCGCCCCGCGATCCTTTACGGCGTCGACACCCGCGCATTCGACGAAATCCGGGAATTGAACGAGGAATTCGGCGAAGAATCCATTGTGGAACGCGGGGGGAGCGCGCTCGGTTCGCAGGCCGTCGGGCCGAAATGGCGCTGGCTGGCGAAGAACGAACCGGACGTGTTCGACCGTGCGGAGCTCTTCTTGATGGCGAGTTCGTTCCTCGTGCTGCGGCTGACCGGTGAATACGTCCTCGACCATCACTCCGCGAGCCAATGCGACCCGATGTACGACCTGCGCGAGGCCCGCTGGGCGACGGACCGGGTCGCCGCGATCGCCCCCGGCGTAGAGCTGCCCAGGCTCGCGTGGCCGACCGAGGTGGCCGGCCGGGTCACCGCCGAGGCAGCCGCGGAAACCGGCCTGCCGCAAGGGATCCCGGTGACGGCGGGCACGGTGGACGCCTGGGCCGAGGCGACCAGCGTCGGGGTCACCGCGCCCGGGGACACGATGCTCATGTACGGCACCACGATGTTCCTGGTCCAGATGCTCTCCGATCCCCGCCCCGGGCGGGGGTTGTGGACGACCCGCGGCGCTTTTCCCGGTACTTATTCGCTCGCGGCGGGGATGGCCACCTCCGGCGCGATCACCGACTGGCTGCGGGAGCTCGTCAGCGGAGAGTTCGGAGAACTGGCCGCGGCGGCGGGCGAGGTCCCGGCGGGCAGCCGCGGCTTGCTGATGCTGCCGTATTTCGCGGGAGAACGGACACCGGTGCCGGATCCGGACGCGAGGGGCGTCATCGCCGGGCTCACCACTTCCCACGATCGCGCCGATCTGTATCGCGCGGCGCTGGAAGGCACCGCGTACGGGGTGCGGCACAACCTGGAAGCCATGCGGGAGGCAGGTGGCGGCACCGGCCGGATCGTCGCCGTCGGCGGTGGGACACAGGGCGGGGTGTGGACGCGGATCGTCAGCGACGTCGCGCGGATCGAGCAGGAGATCCCCGCGGAAACCATCGGTGCCGCGTTCGGGAACGCCGTTCTCGCGTCCGTCGCACTGGGACGGGAGCCGGATGTCGAAGCCTGGAACCCCGTCGCCGAAATCGTCCGTCCGAGCGCGGACGCCGATGTCTACGACGAGTTCTATCCGCATTACCGTGATCTATATCGGTCCACAGTGGACATCGCTCACTTCCTGGCGCGGAAGAACTCACTCGCCTTCAGCCCGGAGAACTCCCGGCAATCCCGGCTCAGGTGA
- a CDS encoding LacI family DNA-binding transcriptional regulator: MATINDVAAKAGVSTATVSRTLNGKSTVDPVLAARVQAAAAELGYHPNGLARNLRRQETAVLALIISDVENPFFTAIARGVEDIAQTAGYSVVLCNADDNEEKERRYIDVALQERVAGVVLSPTGRATNVDRLTERGTPVVAVDRPLLKNTGDQVLVDTRLAARDATRHLLDGGYRRVACVSGPPGVRTAEDRLAGYTDAVGEGNALTRRAEFRAEGGRLAALSLLDEPEPPDALLVGNSTMAIGVLEALASRGLRSGQDVGIVSFDDAPWTTLIDPPLTVVAQPANEVGRVAAELLLARIGDSTRKATTTTLQAKLIVRRSSRRD; encoded by the coding sequence GTGGCCACCATCAACGACGTGGCGGCGAAGGCCGGGGTTTCGACGGCGACCGTGTCGAGGACGCTCAACGGCAAGTCCACTGTGGACCCGGTACTCGCGGCACGGGTGCAGGCCGCCGCCGCGGAATTGGGCTACCACCCGAACGGCCTCGCGAGGAATCTGCGCCGCCAGGAGACCGCGGTGCTCGCGCTCATCATCTCCGACGTGGAGAACCCCTTCTTCACCGCGATCGCCCGCGGCGTGGAGGACATCGCGCAGACCGCGGGCTACTCGGTGGTGCTGTGCAACGCCGACGACAACGAGGAGAAGGAGCGGCGCTACATCGACGTCGCGCTCCAGGAGCGGGTCGCCGGCGTGGTGCTCTCCCCCACCGGCCGGGCCACCAACGTCGACCGGCTGACCGAACGCGGCACCCCCGTGGTCGCCGTCGACCGGCCGCTGCTGAAGAACACCGGCGACCAGGTGCTGGTCGACACCAGGCTCGCCGCCCGCGACGCGACCCGGCATCTGCTCGACGGCGGCTACCGGCGGGTCGCCTGCGTCAGCGGGCCGCCAGGGGTGCGCACGGCCGAAGACCGGCTGGCCGGCTACACGGACGCCGTCGGCGAGGGGAACGCGCTCACCCGGCGGGCCGAGTTCCGCGCCGAGGGCGGCAGGCTCGCCGCGCTCAGCCTGCTCGACGAGCCCGAGCCGCCGGACGCGCTGCTGGTCGGCAACAGCACGATGGCGATCGGCGTCCTGGAGGCGCTGGCTTCACGCGGCCTGCGCTCGGGGCAGGACGTGGGGATTGTGTCGTTCGACGACGCGCCGTGGACGACGCTGATCGATCCGCCGCTGACGGTGGTCGCGCAGCCCGCGAACGAGGTGGGCAGGGTCGCCGCCGAGCTGCTGCTCGCCCGCATCGGCGACAGCACGCGCAAGGCCACGACGACCACGTTGCAGGCGAAACTGATCGTGCGCCGGAGCTCACGGCGCGACTGA
- a CDS encoding DNA-binding protein — MSIALENVLAKAGLKVDANEFLNLVEDAARRLTPPNPDPSHYFSADQRAALTDVGLDLSPRGEAEPDFRARTVAAHAVLADSALSVLEAAKTLGVDDSRIRHRLKEGRLTGWKDQGWRLPAWQFAGSGVLPGLEVVLRAVPEDQPALVVAAFMSTPQTDLVINEHPATPRQWLLSGGDPEHVARLVATLGSPF; from the coding sequence ATGTCGATAGCGCTCGAGAACGTTCTCGCCAAGGCGGGCCTGAAGGTCGACGCCAACGAGTTCCTGAACCTCGTCGAGGACGCGGCGCGGAGGCTGACCCCACCGAACCCCGACCCGTCGCACTACTTCTCGGCGGACCAGCGAGCCGCGCTCACCGACGTCGGCCTGGACCTCTCGCCCCGCGGCGAGGCCGAGCCGGACTTCCGCGCCCGGACGGTCGCCGCGCACGCCGTGCTCGCCGATTCCGCGCTCAGCGTGCTGGAAGCGGCGAAAACGCTCGGCGTGGACGACAGCCGGATCCGCCACCGCCTGAAGGAGGGCAGGCTCACCGGCTGGAAGGACCAGGGCTGGCGGTTGCCCGCCTGGCAGTTCGCCGGCTCCGGGGTGCTGCCCGGCCTGGAGGTCGTGCTGCGCGCCGTCCCCGAGGACCAGCCCGCGCTCGTCGTCGCCGCGTTCATGAGCACCCCGCAGACCGATCTGGTGATCAACGAGCATCCCGCCACCCCGCGCCAATGGCTCCTCTCCGGCGGCGATCCCGAGCACGTCGCGAGACTGGTGGCCACGCTGGGGTCGCCGTTCTGA